Proteins from one Triticum aestivum cultivar Chinese Spring chromosome 7A, IWGSC CS RefSeq v2.1, whole genome shotgun sequence genomic window:
- the LOC123150129 gene encoding kanadaptin: MNPTMPPPPPRNPNPSSSSMPPPPPPKPSPPVPSAQPEAEDEPRPDASMDEADGSAKLSFSSSMPPPPPPRPSPQPEAEAASESESSADGSANPSHSDSSAGEERNPGGDTEMAEAAPPEQRQQPRPRVPYAIPDWSAAPEHPFFLEVLKEGLIHENLDVSKKGAYMFGRIDLCDFVLEHPTISRFHAVLQFRNDGQVFLYDLGSTHGSSINKTQVKKKMYTPIHVGDVIRFGQSSRLYIFQGPSELMPPEKDMQKLRDAKIRQNMLDREASLLRAKTQAVLADGISWGMSEDAPEEDGEDEADEITWQTYKGQLTDRQEKTRSKLIKRMEKVANMKKEIDAIRVKDISQGGLTQGQQTQIARNEQRISQIMEELENLEETLNDSIQESLGARAGKPKRGSHKASLEEEDDVISDDDEFFDRTKKKSSNPQSSGQQSVETADSLLDKKDFINNDIEGKKKLLEEEKIKLAQRDNADLGDDLDAYMSGLSSQLVHDNIATIQKELSDLQAELDKVVYLLKVADPMGEAARKRDLKPREGNPQASNDNPRPESKKQDKIAQDKTSTEENLKDSFSTKTEADKPAEVETDVPPNQENASKPAFTIPKPQWLGDKRIIEPEENCIKEGNTNAEEPDDFVDYKDRKTILSNSANEKDIEGAAPGLILRKRKSADQSAGVEAESSSVESEASAADAVALLLKHTRGLQPAEDIENKNEPQTSKRKGKKSKQKRVLGPARPDFLEAGPDHETWVPPQGQTGDGRTSLNDRLGY, translated from the exons ATGAACCCTACTATGCCTCCGCccccgccccgaaaccctaacccctcctcctcctccatgccgcctccgccgccccccaAACCCTCACCGCCCGTCCCGTCGGCGCAGCCGGAGGCTGAGGACGAGCCGAGGCCTGATGCCTCGATGGACGAGGCGGACGGGAGTGCTAAACTGAGCTTCTCCTCCTCTatgccgcctccaccgccaccaaGACCCTCGCCGCAGCCCGAGGCGGAGGCAGCGTCGGAGTCTGAATCGTCGGCCGACGGGAGCGCTAACCCCAGCCATAGCGACTCGTCGGCAGGGGAGGAAAGGAACCCCGGTGGCGACACCGAGATGGCCGAGGCGGCGCCGCCAGAGCAGcggcagcagccgcggccgcgCGTACCATACGCCATCCCCGACTGGAGCGCCGCCCCGGAACACCCCTTCTTCCTCGAGGTGCTCAAGGAAGGCCTCATCCACGAGAACCTTGACGT GTCCAAGAAAGGAGCTTACATGTTTGGCCGAATTGATCTGTGCGATTTCGTGCTGGAGCATCCCACCATTTCCCGTTTTCATGCAG TTCTGCAGTTTAGAAATGACGGGCAGGTTTTCCTTTACGATCTTGGAAGCACACATGGTTCTTCCATCAACAAAACTCAG GTCAAGAAGAAGATGTACACACCGATTCATGTTGGAGATGTAATTCGATTTGGGCA ATCATCACGTTTGTACATTTTTCAAGGACCATCTGAGCTAATGCCTCCA GAAAAGGATATGCAGAAACTCCGTGATGCTAAGATTCGGCAAAATATGCTTGATCGTGAAGCTTCCCTTTTACGAGCGAAAACTCAAGCAGTTTTagcagatgggatctcatggggtaTGTCTGAGGATGCACCTGAAGAAGACGGGGAG GATGAGGCAGATGAGATCACGTGGCAAACCTACAAAGGTCAGCTTACGGACAGACAGGAAAAGACACGCAGCAAATTAATAAAGCGAATGGAAAAG GTTGCCAACATGAAGAAAGAGATCGATGCAATACGAGTCAAGGACATTTCTCAAGGTGGGTTAACCCAAGGTCAGCAAACACAGATTGCACGAAATGAGCAAAGGATATCTCAG ATCATGGAGGAGCTAGAAAATCTAGAAGAAACATTAAATGACAGTATACAAGAAAGTCTTGGTGCACGTGCTGGAAAACCAAAACGTGGTAGCCATAAAGCAAGTCTTGAGGAAGAAGATGACGTTATTAG TGACGACGATGAATTTTTTGACCGGACAAAGAAGAAATCATCTAATCCTCAATCTAGCGGGCAACAATCAGTTGAGACTGCTGATAGTCTCCTTGATAAAAAGGATTTCATCAACAATGATATTGAAGGTAAAAAGAAGTTGCTTGAAGAAGAGAAGATTAAGCTGGCTCAGAGAGATAATGCAGATCTTGGGGATGACCTTGATGCTTACATGAGTGGATTGTCATCTCAATTAG TACACGATAATATTGCCACAATTCAAAAGGAGCTTTCTGATCTTCAAGCTGAACTGGACAAAGTAGTTTACCTACTGAAGGTAGCTGATCCTATGGGAGAAGCAGCTCGCAAGAGGGATTTAAAGCCAAGAGAAGGAAACCCTCAAGCATCTAATGATAATCCTAGACCAGAATCCAAAAAACAGGACAAAATTGCCCAAGACAAAACCTCAACGGAGGAGAACTTGAAGGATTCTTTTTCTACCAAAACAGAAGCGGATAAACCTGCTGAGGTAGAAACAGATGTCCCCCCAAACCAAGAAAATGCCAGCAAACCTGCATTCACCATACCAAAACCTCAGTGGCTTGGCGACAAGAGAATCATAGAACCTGAAGAAAATTGTATAAAAGAAGGAAACACGAATGCTGAGGAGCCTGATGATTTTGTGGACTACAAAGATCGGAAAACTATTCTTTCTAATTCAGCCAATGAAAAGGATATTGAAGGGGCTGCTCCTGGGCTTATCTTACGGAAGAGAAAGTCTGCTGATCAGTCAGCTGGCGTTGAAGCAGAATCTTCTTCGGTTGAATCCGAAGCATCAGCAGCTGATGCGGTGGCCCTTCTGCTGAAGCACACACGTGGTTTACAACCTGCAGAAGACATTGAGAACAAGAATGAACCACAGACTAGCAAGAGAAAAGGGAAAAAGTCGAAACAAAAACGTGTACTGGGTCCTGCAAGACCAGATTTTCTTGAAGCTGGTCCAGATCATGAAACATGGGTGCCACCTCAAG GTCAAACTGGTGATGGGCGCACTTCATTGAATGATCGTTTGGGTTATTGA